One Solanum pennellii chromosome 10, SPENNV200 genomic region harbors:
- the LOC107002655 gene encoding external alternative NAD(P)H-ubiquinone oxidoreductase B1, mitochondrial yields the protein MRGFTYLSKVLHSHSSYSKLLVLCSISTGGLLVYAESNVESGKQVVEQNQPESKKKRVVVLGTGWGGTSFLKDLDISSYDVKVVSPRNYFAFTPLLPSVTCGTVEARSVVEPVRNIIKKRSGEIQFWEAECLKIDPENHTVSCRSGINDNLAGHNDFSLQYDYLVVAVGAQVNTFNTPGVMEYCHFLKEVEDAQRIRRTVVDCFEKSVIPGLSEEERRTNLHFVIVGGGPTGVEFAAELYDYVYEDLVKIYPSVKDFVKITVIQSGDHILNTFDERISSFAEQKFQRDGIEVSTGCRVTSVSDHFIGMKVKSTGKNVEVPYGMVVWSTGVGTRPFVKDFMEQVGQEKRRILTTDEWLRVNGCSNVYALGDCASVDQRKVMEDISAIFKAADKDDSGTLSVKEFRDVLEDIIIRYPQVALYLKNKHLLEVKDLFRDSEGNEREEVDIEGFKLALSHVDSQMKSLPATAQVAAQQGTYLARCFNRWDQCKSNPEGPRRFKSSGRHEFLPFEYRHLGQFAPLGGDQAAAELPGDWVSMGHSTQWLWYSVYASKQVSWRTRYLVVGDWVRRYIFGRDSSRI from the exons atgagGGGTTTCACATATTTAAGCAAAGTTCTTCATAGTCATTCTTCTTATTCTAAACTTTTGGTTCTCTGTTCTATCAG TACTGGAGGTCTGTTGGTATATGCGGAATCGAATGTAGAGAGTGGAAAACAAGTTGTTGAACAGAATCAACCAGAGTCTAAGAAGAAGAGAGTAGTGGTGCTTGGAACAGGATGGGGTGGTACCAGCTTCTTAAAAGATCTTGATATTTCTTCATATGATGTAAAAGTGGTTTCGCCGCGGAACTATTTTGCATTTACACCACTGTTACCTAGTGTCACATGTGGTACAGTTGAGGCACGAAGCGTAGTAGAGCCGGTCCGGAACATAATAAAGAAG AGAAGTGGAGAAATTCAATTCTGGGAAGCAGAATGTCTGAAGATTGATCCAGAAAACCACACAGTATCTTGCCGTTCTGGTATCAATGATAATTTGGCAGGACATAATGATTTCTCCCTACAATATGACTATTTGGTTGTCGCAGTAGGAGCTCAAGTAAACACTTTTAACACACCAGGTGTTATGGAATATTGCCACTTTCTGAAG GAAGTTGAAGATGCTCAAAGGATACGGAGGACAGTAGTAGATTGTTTTGAAAAATCTGTCATTCCTGGCCTAAGTGAAGAAGAGCGAAGGACCAACCTCCATTTTGTTATAGTTGGCGGTGGTCCAACTGGTGTAGAATTTGCTGCTGAGCTATATGACTATGTTTATGAggatttagtaaaaatatacCCTTCTGTTAAGGATTTTGTGAAGATAACAGTTATTCAGTCCGGAGATCATATCCTGAACAC ATTTGATGAAAGAATAAGCTCATTTGCTGAACAGAAATTTCAAAGAGATGGAATTGAGGTTTCGACAGGTTGCCGTGTCACTAGTGTGTCTGATCATTTCATCGGCATGAAAGTAAAATCTACAGGAAAAAACGTTGAAGTACCTTACGGGATGGTTGTATGGTCAACTGGAGTTGGTACCCGTCCATTTGTGAAGGATTTCATGGAGCAAGTTGGCCAG GAAAAAAGACGTATTCTAACAACTGATGAATGGTTGCGAGTGAATGGCTGTAGTAACGTGTACGCACTAGGTGATTGTGCATCTGTAGATCAACGTAAAGTAATG GAAGATATTTCAGCCATTTTTAAAGCTGCGGATAAGGATGATTCTGGAACATTAAGCGTCAAGGAATTCCGAGATGTTTTGGAAGACATAATAATCCGTTATCCTCAAGTGGCCTTATATCTGAAGAACAAACATTTGTTAGAGGTGAAAGACTTATTTAGGGATTCAGAGGGAAATGAAAGAGAGGAGGTAGATATTGAAGGTTTTAAGTTGGCCCTTTCTCATGTAGATTCTCAGATGAAAAGTCTACCTGCCACTGCTCAG GTTGCTGCTCAACAAGGTACATATCTTGCTAGATGCTTTAACCGCTGGGATCAATGCAAAAGTAATCCTGAAGGACCTCGCCGTTTTAAAAGCTCTGGACGTCATGAATTTCTTCCCTTCGA GTATCGCCATTTAGGGCAATTCGCCCCTTTAGGTGGAGATCAAGCAGCAGCAGAACTTCCCGGAGACTGGGTTTCTATGGGCCATAGCACACAGTGGCTATGGTACTCAGTGTATGCAAG CAAGCAAGTTAGCTGGCGCACGAGGTACTTAGTGGTTGGTGATTGGGTAAGAAGATACATTTTCGGAAGAGATTCAAGCCGGATTTGA